From Acanthopagrus latus isolate v.2019 chromosome 22, fAcaLat1.1, whole genome shotgun sequence, the proteins below share one genomic window:
- the LOC119012489 gene encoding mitoregulin-like: MADISERTLQVAVVASFAAGFLAGWQANRMRRKFLDWRKKRLQDKLSETQKKIDLS, from the coding sequence ATGGCAGACATCTCGGAGAGGACGCTCCAGGTCGCCGTCGTGGCTTCCTTCGCCGCCGGCTTCCTGGCGGGCTGGCAGGCCAACAGAATGAGGAGGAAGTTTCTGGACTGGAGGAAGAAACGGCTCCAGGATAAACTGTCGGAAACTCAGAAGAAGATAGATTTGTCTTGA